GCGTGGCAATCCCGTCTTGAAGTAGAAGCCAAGGAGTAGAAAACCATAAAAGAGAAGCGCTCCAAGCCAACCCCAAATGACTACATCGCGATGATCTAAACCGCGGTAAAACAATCCCTCACCAAGCGCCAAAGATTGCAATGGAGCAAACAAAACATAGTATGACAAAATTACGGCAACAAATATAGTTGGTCGATAAACTTGCAGGAAAGATCGCGAACGGAAGGCCTGCAAAATCTCCATAGCAAAGAGCCCCACAAGTGCAAAAACCAGTAAAAACTCACTGAAATCTAGAAGTTCAAAACCAAGCATCAGACATGAGAAAGAAAATCGGCCAACAAGGCGGCTCGCCATGACCAGCGAGGATTATCGCAGGAATATTGCAACAACAATTGAATACCCTCAACAAAGACCCGCAGGGAAAAGCCGTCAAGCCGCTCGCGTGCAGCCTGCTGCATGGCAGCCCGCTCCAGCGGTGATTGACGCTCGGCTAGCTGCATCAATGCAGCTAGAGCCTGCGGATCGCGGGGATCAAAGGACCAACCGGTGCGGCCATGGTCAATCAGATCCACAGCACAGCCGCAATAGATACTCACCAGGCAAGGGAGGCCTGCCGCCATAGCTTCATTGACAACTAGGCCCCATTGATCTGTACTGCTAGCAAGTACAAATGCAGAAGCCTGGGCATAGCTAGCTGTTAGATCAGATAACTGCTGAAAGAGCTGAAGTGTGACGCTATCAGGATGAGGCAATTGAGAGATGGCATGGCGCAATTCTCGTTCAAGTGGTCCAGAACCAATCAGCCTCAAGCCCCAGGCACCACCCTGACGCTGGTAGGCGGCGAAGGCAGCGAGAAGACCACGATGATTTTTCTTCTTAACGAAGCGGCTGACGCAGAGAAAATGAGGGCGTGTAGAGGGTTCAGACACATGCTGGGTTGACACAGCAGCGAAAAGGTCGTTGTCCACCACATCCCAAGGTTGACAGATCAAATCAGAGGGAAACCCTAGTTTGATGAGATAGGCGTAGCTTTCTCTGCCTGCTACAAATGCGGAAGAATAGCCACGCAGAAGTTGGCGCTTGAGCCATTCTTTACCCCCATCGCGGGGTTTATCGCGCTGGCGGCTGTCGCTCACAAGCGCCACCGGGATGCGGCGCTTGTGGCATGCGATCAGCAACCTTTGATAAGCGCGGTCAGCCCAGCCAACACTTATCACTACCTTTGGTCGCAAGCGATCCAGCAGTGCATCGAGCTGTTGATCAAGAACGCTACAAGCTGCATCGGCCTCTGGAGTGGGCTGCCCGCTGAGCTGATGCAGGCCATAAAAAGCTTCAGCCTGAAACTTCCAAGGATATTCCTGCGATTCAGGACGGGTTTCCAACACGTGTAAATCGATCAGATACGAAGCGGCCTGAAAACGGGAATGGTGATAGGGCCCAACCCGATGGAGGGCTAATAAACAGCACTGCATTCTATAGAAAAAATTTATCGTATACAGTATCTTTCAATTATGCCATCCTAGAAAAAACCGATCATGCACACTTGAGTTATACATAAAGTTTTCGATAAACCAAATCCGGAGGAATTTGCCATAAAAAATATCAGCAAAACTCGAAGCCACCTCGAAGAGGGTGAAATTGATCTCAGCGGCGACATTCAAAACCAATATTCTCAGGCTCGCACCAGCGTTCTGGAGTTTCTACTGCAGAAAAGTCATACTTACTATCGGCATACTTAGCAGGGCGTACATCGGAAAAGCCTGCTTCCCGAAGAAGAGAAGATATGGAGGAGGCATCGTGCATTAGGTGGTGGCGATCTCCGCGAATGCGACCCCAAAGCGGACCCCAGGCAGGGCTGCCCATGCCGCTATCTAGACAGAAAGAAATAGCCGCTTTGATGTCGTGATCATGATCTGAGGCATAAACATATCTGTCAATAAAATAACGCAGATTTGGAACAACCAAGCGAAAGAGACCATCGGAGGCCAGCAGGCGATGGCATTCCCTAAGTGCTTTTTGCGTGGCAGCAAGAGGCAAATGTTCAATTACATGACTTGAATAAAGTTGACGCACACTTCCACTAGGCAGAGGCAAACCACGAATGATATCTCCGTAACGAGCGCGCGTATTTTTCAGATTATTTAGTATTTGCCAGTTGCTGCTTCCCGACTCTGCGAGACGAGACTTCAGACAAATTGAAGCTATTGAACGGGACAGCGGCAACCGAGCGAGCAACAATGTGGGGGTGGAATCCAGATTAAGCCAACCTGCGGGAGCACAAAGGCCACAACCGAACTGAACTTTCTGATAATAAGACATAAATTAATTTAAAACTATTTTAGATAGCTTTCGCACCGAGAGTTCCCAGGTGAACTCTTGATAATGCGTAGCCAACTCGGCTCTCCACGCGAGATAGTTCGTATAATTGTAAAGCTTTACAGCTATCCACTCAGCAACCTCAACTGGACTGGGATGAGATTTGAACAATTGGCCACAAGCGGAAAAAGGCAGGGTGGAATTAATGCCTCCGACATCATGGGCAAGCACTGGAACACCTAATCGCAAACATTCTCGGTTGGAGATACCGAAAGCTTCGACTTCAGAAAAAAGTGTACCGAAATGCCAACTGCGAAGCTCAGCTATGAAGCGGACGGTGTCTGATTGTTTGTCAATGAAGCCTAGGGGCTGCAGGGCCGGATGTGCTGGTAAAGAAGACGGATCGGGGCCGATTGCGCGGATAACTGTGGGAATATCTTTTTGCTGCAAGGCGTCTGCGAGTTCGAGCAGGAAAGGGCCTCCCTTGCGTTTCCACTCCTTGCCAAGGAAGCCGAGGCGCAGGGGCTGTTCGACACACGGCGCTGTTGGTGGCGGCCCGAGCGGCAGCTTTGCAAGCCGAATCTCATCGATGTTGGCTCCGCCGGGAACCACATGCACCTTGGCAGGATCAATGCAGTAGTCGTTGATCACCGAATCAGCGGACCATTGCGCCATACACACGATCGAGCCGGCTTGCAGGTACGCATTACGTTCCCGCTCCAACACTTGGCGGCGATATCCAGCAGCCAGGTGCTTACCACTGCCGTAGTGATCAAACACTTGGTGGGTAGTGGCATCGATGTAGAAATCAACACGCCAGGCCGACGGCCAGGGGTGGCATGGCAGCAGGGGGAAATGACTTAGCAGACGTAGGCTTTGATCAGGCTTTAGAAGGGCCTGGTCCAGGAGGGTTTTGGTGAAGCCAGAGCTGTACTGATAACCACCAGCCTTGCCAGTAATGAGTAATTGCTTGAGGTTCCAGAGCCGACGTTGGAGCTTCAGGTGTTTGGGGTGTAGATCAAGACCGCCGCAGAGCAGCTTCTGCTTTAGGCCTGCCTGCAGAAGGAAATAAGGAGTACTGCTCCACGTAGCGATATCGGTGGCATCGCCACAACAGACCAAGTAACGAGGAGTCATAACGATTCAGCACTCAACAACCGGCACCACCGCTCCGCAGTGATGCGGATGTCGTAACGATTCGCATGGGAACGCGCCATATCAGAAAGGGCATCACGTTGACTGGCAGAAACCATCAAGCCCTCCAAGCGCTCTGCCCAAGCCGACACATCACCGGACGGCAGCAACTCGCCGGCGGCACCATCCCGCAACACTTCACGGCAGGCGGGCACATCGCTGGCAATGATCGGCAAACCAGCTGCCATTGCTTCGATCAGCACAATCCCAAAGCCCTCTGCAAAGGTGGTGGAGAAGGCAAACAGATCCGCCTGGCCGAGCAATTCAGGAATGTCGCTGCGGCGGCCAAGGAAAACCTGCGATGGAACCAGCCCCAGATCGCGGGCCAGCCCTTCAAGCAAAACGCGATCAGGACCTTCGCCCACCAGCTGCAATTGCCAACCATCGGGACTGGTGGCGGCAAAGGCCCGTAGCAGGGTGGCTTGATCCTTTATTGGGTCGAGTCTAGCCACCATCAGCACTCGCTTCAAATCACCAGGAGGGCGTTCAACACAGCAAGCTTGGGAACGCGCCCAGATTCCAGAAACATCACAACCATTCAAAATCGGGCGGGATCCTTCAGGCAGCCTTGCAAGAATGGAAAGTTGATCATGCACAGCTTTCGAGCAACTTATCAGCGGTACGTAAGACCACCTGCACAAGCGAATCAACCAACGCCACCGACGGCGATCTCTGGAAGTATCAGGTGGGGGATTTCCAACTCGCATTACAACCCTTTTGACCCCGCGAATATTGGCCAACCAACACAGCAGCGAAGCTTGAATGTTAAAGGTGTAACAGACAATGAATTCTGGCTGCACTTCTCCCAACCAGTTCCAAGTTAATTTCAATTTGGACCAACTCACAGGCCAGCCAGCCGGCAAGAAATTCAGCGAGCCGAGTGCTTCGAAATCAGCTCGCATGGGGCCATCCTGCCGCCCAATAATCGCAATAACATGTTTTTGATCAACTGACCAATTTCGGATCAGCGTTCGAGCCAATACCTCGTTTCCACCTTCAGACAAGGTGGCCAATACGTGAACACAAACCGAAGCAGACTTACCATTCATTTTTTTATTTACCAAAGTTGTTCGGGCTGGTTTTTTACCCAAAAAAGAGTTTCTGTGAGCACTCGCGGAAGTCACGTCAATCAATCATTACCAACTGGAGTCAGCAATTCGAAAAAAGAGTGCAAAGCCTGCATAGAATTGGCAGGCTCTGATTGACAACAACTCCACTTGCAAGGGAAGATTCACACCACGCTTTAAAGGGACTCGGACGCCACCTTAAACACAAGAAACGCAAATTACATATCGATTTCGCTAAAATTTCTTACAGGTTCGGAGCTGGCTTTTGAGCCGAATTAATAGTGAATTAACCTAAGTAATCCTAAATTTATCGTCTGACGCGCTTCCCTACTGATTGGATTTCGTCTTGCGGCGACGACGAAGGGCAGTTCAACTGCGCAAAGCGTTAGTTAACAGATGATGACAGCCTAAGCAATACAAGGTGTTTATAAGGGGTCAACAGTTATGGATACCACCCGTAAAAAATTTGCTGTTGATGACTTTACCTTTCAGTTCCAATGCACAGACCATTGAGGCAAGTAATCGGCTCCGCTTGCACGTCCCTTACTGATTCCAGCCAAGGCTGTTTGGCAATTCAAACAAAAGCCAAAGATCTCAGAATCCCGCTGCATTCCTAATTCTTGATCATGCTCTTTTACTTACGATTCATCTTGCTGATGTCTCTACAAAGTAACCATGACGTACGAGTTATTGCAAGAATCTGGAAAGAATATTTGAACGTACGTAGGCCAAAATAACCAGTTTAATCAGCTGTATTGACCCTGTTTATGTATCCGATCTCACAACAACAACAATTCAAGTATAGAGCTCAATGCAATTTATAGGATAGAGCCTATGCTATAGGCAATGTGGAAACACCCGTCTTCTATCTGAAGCTATTTCGCTTGAACAACCTTGGCCAAAACATCTCTGCGTATCGTGAGCTGTTAAGCGGCCACTTGGGCGTTGGCCTCGATAGCGGTCATAAAAGTGCCCCATGAAACCAAGTTGGCTTAAATCGGGTTGATGAGCTGATCAACAGTGGTATGGGTGAATAACTCGTGCGAGCGGCGCAAACAGCGCCACAGTTGCCCTGACCTCAAACCAAAATCAAGGGAATTTTTTAGACAGAACCGTCAAACTCGGGCGAGACAAATCCCTCATTAAAAAGTGTGTTACTTGCGCTGCGCACGACAAACAAATCACCAGCCGCAGTATCGAAAACAATTCCGGAGCAACTCTGGAGTCGGCACAGATGATGATAGAAGGCCAAGGGGGTTGAGACTCTTCCAGAACACTTGACGGAAGGAACAATGGTATAAACAAAGGTTGAACTTGGGCACGTTTATACAAGTCCGTAGCCTTGTTATTCATGCCAAACTGCCGCTAAACAGGTATTTATGCCGATGAGAATCATGAGTGGATCCTTTGAGCGGCAAAATCGAGCCGACTCCTTTGATGATAAAGAGGCCGCTTCGGCCTTGGCAGGATAAATAAATGGCAGTGCTGCCGCTAGACCAAAAGCGTTGAGGCCGCTGGGAAACAGAAACTTGTTGATTGAGTGACGCGAAACCTACTTTTCGTGATAACTCATGTCGTTCACGCCTGCTGCATGGAGAGCAAATAGCGATTGGCCTTGACGATCGGAATGGAAAAAGCGGATAAATCGGTCTTTATCAAATACAAAAGCAAGTGGCTCGTGAGGTGGCCACTTTAGACACAATGCTTACATAATAAATATAGCAAAAATAAGAATTAGACCTCTGCTTGTCTTTCAAATACGGATTTCAAGGCTTACGTTTTTCTGAAAACTGTTCTAACTTAGACAGGGTCATCGCCGAAAGTCTGTTTATGACAATAACATCGACTTGATGCATCGGAGGCTTCTTTCTCAGGTCGACAAGCTTATAATTTTTATTGTCGATCCATAAGCACTCTTCTGCGGATTTTGTCAACTCAAGGAACAAGCTTGTATTTCGAGGGTTGAGCTCCACAAAAAGCGCCTTAAATTGGCTTAAATAGTCATTGATGCCTTTAATGACCTCGATCTCAAATCCTTCTGTGTCAATCTTTGCAACAACCCGTGATGGTTTAATCTCGCAATCTCGAATAATGTCGGCGACCGTATTCATATCGCATAAAATTTTATGAGTACTTTCGAAAGATCCGTCCAGGCATTGAGTAACCTGTGACAAGTAAGACGATTCGTCAATATGTAATTCTGTTCTCCCTTTTGCAGGCCCAGCACAGCAAGCATGAATACTGAGACTTGAACTTTCATTAAATTCGTTAATGCTATAAATTTCGCTTAAAAAGTGAATTTTCTCCTTGTTGGGCTCGATAGCATGTACTTCCCAGCCAATGTCCAGGGGGTCGATGCTGCGCAGTCCTTGATTTGCGCCTACATCAATAAAGACCCCTCGCTGTTCGGTTTCAAGAACAATACAAATTAGTTCTGCATAAAATGGATCGTGCCAGCGATAAGATTGAAAAAACTGCCAATGTGACTTGTTTGACAATATAGGTAATCGCACGATATTACCATTACATTTAGTTTTAATGAAAGCCCCTTGCTTGTAAAGAGCCGCTCTCTCTGCATACCTGTTGAGTCCGATCATGAAGTTCAGCGCTGAACTTGGCAAATAATCATTTTCCTGGATATTGTTATAAAGCTTGAATCCGCATTCAGTTTTTAAAATTGCTGACCATATCGTAGCTCCAAAAATGAATGAGCTTAGACGATTAACTTTTCTAGCGATCTTTGCTAAAATCGTTTTTAGTTCTACCAGATACAAAAATTTCATCGCAATTAACTTTTTAAATTTAATAAGTTGTCAGAGAAAGAGTTAGGAGTATTTGAAGCGGCTTCGATCTGGCGACTTGAGCTTGACTGCCGTCTGATTTGGATTTTGCGCATCAGCTTCAGGTGCGGAGAGCAGGAGGGCCAAGTTGGAAGTTGGAATTATAAAACAGCATTACCCGTAGCGAAACATCTCGACTCAGCGTCGCTGCTAGTGATCGACGAACAAGCCCAGCTCCTCGCCGTAAGCCTGTGCCATCATCGCCACGCTGAAGTCGCGCAGCGCTCGCTCTCTGGCAGCGGCGGCCCTCTGCCGGGTTGCCTCTGGATCCGCCAACGCCTGGCGGATTCCATCAGCCAGAGCCTGGGGGCTGTTCGGCTCGACCAACAGGCCACACTGATCACCATTGAGTACTTCACGACAGGCGCCTACATCGGTAGCCACGATCGGCACACCAGCAGCCATTGCTTCAGCTAACGCGATCCCAAATCCTTCATCAGGCCGGGCTGCAAAAACAAACAGATCCAACTGACTAAGCAAAGCAGGGATATCCCGGCGACTGCCGAGCAGCTGCACCTGAGAACCCAGCTGGAGATCGGCGATCAGAGACTCTAACTTAGGTCGCTGGCTCCCCTCACCGACCAACCAGAGATCGGCCTGAACTCCCTGATCACGTAGGAGAGCTACTGCTCGGATTAGGCAGGGCTGATTTTTGTGCTGCTCCAACCGAGCAACCATACCGAGTCTAGGCGGCTTATTAGGAAGTAAAGTGCGACATTTTGAAACTGCAAACCGTTGAAGGTCACAAGCATTAAACACAGTACGCGCCTCCCTAGTGGCAACACTGAAATCACGCACTGTGGCATCGCGGATATATGAGGAACAGCAAAGCAAACGATGCGTAAAGGGCCGACCTAGTTGCACAAGCAATTTCATTTTTACGAAGGCATACCCCGACCACACCGGCGGTAAATTACCAACATGAGCGCACACGCGCCGAACTCCAGCAAGTCGTGCTCCAAACGCGATAAAAGCATGCCATCCCAAAGGAAAACTCAACACGGCCACAGGCCTTAGATGCCAACATCTTTTAAAAATTAAAAAAGCTAATTTCGGGTAACGGACAAGGCCACGACCCAAATCCAATGTAAAGATTGATACGTTTATTGATTCGAACTCAGGCCGCAGATCCTCAGGTTTATTCCGCAGACAAAGAAGCTCTACCGGCTGACCCTGCTCTTTAAGATGACAAGCGAGCTGCAAAGCAAGCTGAGGACAACCTTCTGCCACAAGAGAGGTTATAACAATCAAAAGAGGTCGCGTACGCATGAGCCTCTAAGTGGTTAAATCAGAACTATCATCACAACAAGAGACACGTCTAACTCTTGCAATACATACTAGCTCGGGGCCAAGTCCCATCGAAGCCAAAATTGGCATCACAAAAATCATCAAAATTCTGGCCGGAAAAATCAAGAAGCGTTGCTTAAAACCAGCATGATTAAGCGCAGCAAAAAGTGAGTCGTTGCGACGAACAGAACGCAACTTTAAGACTTCAAAACCAGTTCTGCCAAGAATATCGCTCAAAGCCTTCATAGAGTAATGATGGACATGGACTGGTGGATCCCACCCGTACCATCGCCGGCCAAAAACAAATCGCCAAATCGAAAAAGGATTAGGAATCATGATAATTAGGCGAGCACCAGATTTCATAGTTGTCTCAAGATTCAGCAAAAATTGCTCCGGATTTAAAACATGCTCGAAGACATGATTCATCACAACATTTGATGCTTTCGCTATTAAGACGCGAGCCACTGGTGCAGCAAGATCCGCTTGAATCAAATCAACACCCATTTGACTAGCTAAACTAACCGAAGAATTTGATTGCTCAATACCAAAAACTTCAAATCCGCGCCTACCTGCTTCAATGCAGAAACCGCCTGATCCAGCACCAAGATCGACAATTGGACCTGGTTTAAGTTGACCCCAATAAGGGTATAGTTGTTCTCCTGCCGTCGCAAAATAACGAATTAATTGCTTAAGCGATATAGTGCGTTGTCTCTGCTGGTGTTTTTTTACTTTAGCCAGAAATGAACGACCCCAATCCGATGAATACTTGGCTTGCTGCCTTGCATCGATCTTTTTATAGTAATCATCAAGCAAAATCCAAGATGGAAGCGGATCCTGACTAATAATCGAACATCTATTACAGCGAATATAGCAATAGCGATTACCTAAAAAACCTAAGTTTTCAGATACATGGCAAGCGACTAACTCCGTCTCGGCACTTTTACAAACAGGACAACATCCTGCGATTGGTGACCCTTTTGTACTCATTTTGAATACCCATAATGAGAGAACATTTCATTGGCAATATGACTGAACTGTCTGGAAGAGGGTGAGCTAAATCGCGAGAGAATGCGTGGATTCGTCATGAGCTCTATAAAAAGCCGCCGCCACGCCACTACTTCAAGCGGCAATCGAAAACACCCGTCGACGCCCTCAAGTAGCTCTTTAATTCCACCTAAATTACTGCCAGCAACAGGTAATCCGGCAGCAAAAGCTTCCAATACAGTAAGAGGCCCTGTTTCAAGCCAAGTGGAAGGTACAACAGCAAGATCGTAAGTCTGCAACTTGGGGAGCAACTTTTCTTTAGGAAGAGGACCTAGCACACGAAAGCGTTGATCACCATCAATGCGGCGAAGCAATTGTTGGCCATAAGTGTCATTCCAATCAGGTCCATAAAAATCGATTTGCACAGAAGCATCAAGAGGCAGATCAAGAATCGCCTCAATCACCAAATGCAAACCCTTAACTGAATGACAACGCCCCCAATAAACCAAGCGCAAAATACCATCCTGCATGGGGGTTCGCTTACGAGGCAACAATGGTGGAGGACCTGCCGTGCGGATCAGATGAACTTTCTCAGCTGCAATACCCTGACGAAGGAGTACATCTCGGCTCCAAGCTGCAAGAACAAAAATAGAATCTGCAAGATAAGTTAACTCTTGCCAGGCGGCATGAAATTCACCAGTCAATTGTTTCCAGGTTAGAACATGAGCCCAAGCTCCGGGAGTCTCAGCAGACATTGGCCACCCCCCCTGCAAAGCTACCGCAGCTGCTAGCCATCGCGGTAGACCGGCGTAATGGAGGCGGCAACGAGTACAACGCCGTTTACGAAGAACTCCATCACAAATTTTGCCGCTAGCATCGATCAAGGTGCCATTCATACAGCTGAAGCCTGGTGCATGCACAGAAACTACAAGCTGTGCCCCAACAGCTTTTGCAGCATAAGCATGACTGAGCCCACAGCGATCGCTAAATGAGTGAAGGTGTACAACATCAGGCTTAAAATCATCTAGTAACTGTTTGAAACCTGGGATGTTAAGAGCGGTAGATGCAACTTGCATGACGCGCCCGCCAGAATGGACTGCAGGGAGGAGACATTGGTGGAGCTCCAAAGAAAATTTAAGAGAATGATCAGCTGAAAAAGTGGAAACGTTGTGGGCCGCCCAAAGCAACCTCAAAGAAGGGTTAAGGCGAAGCTGCGCGGATATCAGTTGATGAATGAAGATCTCCGTACCACCCATAACATTGGGATAAAGTGCGTTGCTAAGATGCAATATCTTCATAATGAGGCAAAAGCCTAAAAAATTAAATCAAAAACATAGTCGGTCAATTTAAATACAATGATCATTGATCGTTAAGTCCATACAGGTTGATCGTTAAAACCATACGAGCCCCGGCAGCTTTCCGGTCTTGACTATAACGTGGCAAATCGCTACCCATAACAACTTTGCTCGAAATTTTAATTCCACGCCTAATCGTCGATTGACTCACTATAAATATACATTATAATTGCAAGCATTACATCAGTGTATTCCCGAAAAGTTAACTACAAATAAAAACATAACGCATCAGTTTCTGGACAGAGGTCGCGCAGGAACGCCTACGGCAGTGATCCCATCAGGAATGTCAGTTACTACAGCAGCACCAGCACCAATAGTCACATCAGATCCTATGCGTATCTGGTTTATCACAGAAGCGCCAATGCCTATCCAGCTTCGTTTCCCAACATGCACCTCACCAGCAAGACGAGCGCCAGGACAGATGTGAACCGCATCATCAAGTTTGCAATCATGATCAATACTACAACCAGTATTGAGAATCACACCCATGCCAATAGAAGCCTGAGCCTGCATAGCAACGTGCGCGAATACCACAGAAGCAGGACCAATTTGCACAGATGGAGAAACGAAGGCTGTGGGATGGACCACAGAGGGCAGGGAATAGCCTGCGGCAATCAATGATTTAATCCAACGCAGACGAGTAGTTGCATGACCAATCGCAACAACAACCTCAGAATATTCATCAATACATGCTTTCTCAAAAACGAAATCAAGAGGACCAAGAACAGGCCGGCCAAGAGTTAAGGCTTCCTGCGTTGAATTATAAAAATGGTCATCTAGAAAACAAATATCAGAAACATGCCCGGAAGCAAGAGCCGTCTCCGCTACAACCTTTGCATGGCCGCCAGCACCCAAAACAAGTAATTTACTCACAACTAAATGACTCAACAAGGAAGTAAGTCAATGATGCCAGTCAAAACAAATTTCTGCAAAACCAAATTCCAGATTTCAAAAGCGCGGAGAGCGGCTTAAACGAGTGAATAAAATCTAAATCATTTTGGTACAGCAGTCAGACGGCTTAAGCGAGCTATCTGCTTTTCCAAATCGAAATCCAAGGATAGAGTTTATAAATCTCATATTCTGAATAATAATCAAGTTTTCGGCCTAAAGCAGGAGACTACTCATCCTTCGAAAACCCAAAGAGACCACTCACCACATTGAACTTGCAATTTTATTTCAAAGCAGAATTAAAAGTTTGAATTCATTACGTATATACAAATCATAACTTAAGATCCCGCACGGAGCAGCAAATTATTGGCCGTCTATCCCGCAGTGGCTTAATCAAAAAAATTTATGCTTAATCTAAAAACAGCTTCAGCAATTCCATATCACCACAGCAAACAAATTATATCAACAATCCTTAGGCAAGCTTTTGATTTAGTGGTTGCCCAACATCTTTTCTTAAGCTGTCGATGTCCGGAGAAAGACCCAACTCACGGAAAAAGGTACAGACGATGCTTAGTTCATTTAAATCATTCAATGTAATATCGAATGCCCTCATGCGTGGGTTTGTCTTCACGATAGATTCCCCCAATCGATATACTTCTTCGGCTTGCCATTTAAGAAGAGATAGCCAATACGAGTCAAAGCAAAGGCGCGGGGAAAATGAAAAAATTTTCCATCGATACAAACCTAACGATTTGGCAAGATAATACAAACGGACTATTAATCGATATTCAAGTTTTCCAATACCTGCTTTGCGCAGAAAAAAGAAAAAAGCTGGGGGCTGGATAACAGGAGATTGTGACAGTGGCGTTATTAGCCAATTTCTACCAATTCCTGAAGGTGGTATGCACCTTATTCTTAAAGAAGAAGAAGCAATCTCAGAAATATCTCGACGCAGAAATATTACATTGACTTTATAACCGCGGTCAAGGATACTAGGGACAACGAAATGACCAAACGACTTTGAAAACATATTTGATGTTTCAACGTAGCAATCATATTCTGTAAGATAGTTCTCAATAAGATTAACTTTTTGTCTGGAGACTTGCTCAAGTAAAGAGCTGTTGCCTTGATTTTTGTAAAGCCTAAAAGAGTTGCCAATACAAGTAGGCTCAGGCTCGTGAAAGGCAATTGTAGCTTGACAAGCTTCGAATAACTTGGCGAGGTACGCTGTACCACACCGACCGGGGCTCACAACAAAAATCACCTGTTTTTGCATCCTAGTAAAAAAGCTTGTACACTAATGATATTTTACACAATATCTGTATTTTAAAAAGAGCTTAGTTCCTTTGAGAGAAATTGCATAGACAGAACCAAAAACTTAGAAGCAGACTGCCAGCAATCTGAATCACCAGCAAAACTCATCTGGTATTTTGCTGAATTGAAAAGAAATTCTTGAAAAAACATTACATCAGGACTTTAGCCAATCAATCCTGTTGAGGATAATATACATAAGGCATAAACTAAGCGTC
This Synechococcus sp. WH 8016 DNA region includes the following protein-coding sequences:
- a CDS encoding class I SAM-dependent methyltransferase, with product MSTKGSPIAGCCPVCKSAETELVACHVSENLGFLGNRYCYIRCNRCSIISQDPLPSWILLDDYYKKIDARQQAKYSSDWGRSFLAKVKKHQQRQRTISLKQLIRYFATAGEQLYPYWGQLKPGPIVDLGAGSGGFCIEAGRRGFEVFGIEQSNSSVSLASQMGVDLIQADLAAPVARVLIAKASNVVMNHVFEHVLNPEQFLLNLETTMKSGARLIIMIPNPFSIWRFVFGRRWYGWDPPVHVHHYSMKALSDILGRTGFEVLKLRSVRRNDSLFAALNHAGFKQRFLIFPARILMIFVMPILASMGLGPELVCIARVRRVSCCDDSSDLTT
- a CDS encoding glycosyltransferase — protein: MQVASTALNIPGFKQLLDDFKPDVVHLHSFSDRCGLSHAYAAKAVGAQLVVSVHAPGFSCMNGTLIDASGKICDGVLRKRRCTRCRLHYAGLPRWLAAAVALQGGWPMSAETPGAWAHVLTWKQLTGEFHAAWQELTYLADSIFVLAAWSRDVLLRQGIAAEKVHLIRTAGPPPLLPRKRTPMQDGILRLVYWGRCHSVKGLHLVIEAILDLPLDASVQIDFYGPDWNDTYGQQLLRRIDGDQRFRVLGPLPKEKLLPKLQTYDLAVVPSTWLETGPLTVLEAFAAGLPVAGSNLGGIKELLEGVDGCFRLPLEVVAWRRLFIELMTNPRILSRFSSPSSRQFSHIANEMFSHYGYSK
- a CDS encoding acetyltransferase, whose translation is MSHLVVSKLLVLGAGGHAKVVAETALASGHVSDICFLDDHFYNSTQEALTLGRPVLGPLDFVFEKACIDEYSEVVVAIGHATTRLRWIKSLIAAGYSLPSVVHPTAFVSPSVQIGPASVVFAHVAMQAQASIGMGVILNTGCSIDHDCKLDDAVHICPGARLAGEVHVGKRSWIGIGASVINQIRIGSDVTIGAGAAVVTDIPDGITAVGVPARPLSRN